The following proteins are co-located in the Bacteroidales bacterium genome:
- a CDS encoding DMT family transporter has protein sequence METMTRQNKAYFYAGTAVLMWSTVGSAFKLTLSYLSPIQMLLYASFISILVLFVILLIYKKLPVLFSSSLKEIFHSALNALLNPFLFYIVLFNSYDLLLTQEAMVLNFTWPAALTLLSILILKQKIGWKSLLAIFISFIGIVVIATKGDLVAQRFSNPTGVILALSSTIIWSLFWIINIKDKRDEVVKLFLNFFFGFIYILITAIIMRIIVIPSWRAVAGSIYIGLLEMGIAYVFWLKGLQLSSTTAKVSNLIFLAPFISLIIINITVGEQILWSTFAGLAFITAGIVMQRRMR, from the coding sequence ATGGAAACTATGACCCGGCAGAATAAAGCATATTTTTACGCAGGAACGGCAGTATTGATGTGGTCGACCGTAGGATCGGCATTCAAGCTGACACTCTCATACCTCTCCCCTATCCAGATGCTGCTTTACGCCTCCTTTATTTCAATATTGGTTCTTTTCGTAATACTGCTGATATATAAAAAACTTCCGGTGCTCTTCTCATCCAGCCTAAAAGAGATTTTTCATTCAGCTTTGAATGCTTTGCTCAACCCATTCCTTTTTTACATCGTCCTGTTTAATTCCTACGACTTGTTACTCACACAGGAAGCCATGGTTTTGAATTTCACCTGGCCAGCCGCCCTGACGTTGCTTTCGATCCTGATCCTGAAGCAGAAGATCGGCTGGAAAAGCCTTCTGGCCATCTTCATAAGTTTCATCGGAATTGTGGTCATCGCCACTAAAGGCGACCTGGTAGCACAAAGATTTTCAAATCCAACTGGTGTAATCCTGGCATTAAGCAGCACAATAATCTGGTCCCTTTTCTGGATCATTAATATCAAAGATAAACGCGACGAAGTGGTAAAGCTTTTCCTGAACTTTTTCTTCGGCTTTATTTATATCCTGATTACCGCGATAATAATGAGAATAATTGTCATCCCTTCATGGCGTGCTGTTGCCGGCTCCATTTATATTGGTCTTCTTGAGATGGGTATCGCTTATGTATTCTGGTTGAAGGGATTGCAGCTTTCATCCACTACAGCGAAAGTGAGCAACCTGATTTTCCTTGCTCCATTCATTTCATTGATCATCATCAACATTACCGTTGGGGAACAAATTCTCTGGTCGACATTCGCCGGGCTTGCTTTTATTACTGCCGGGATTGTGATGCAAAGAAGGATGAGATAA